The Roseibaca calidilacus genome has a window encoding:
- a CDS encoding sensor histidine kinase, translating into MDVVTAPNDVVLGDDWIGPGDAVESEVRATRARRGLLSISSSPLARKITLFNLLALIILVGGILFTNPFRDSLLRQQEEMLGTSVQIVADIVAAAGGVEQSAQVVAQRIALDERFELLFFDAAGQQQARTRGALPPPPSEVPDRSTAISDILGGIWNSVSFLSRATGIDPQPATLDELLDDLVARNLDGTPAAHTHRSDDVMWIAASAPVKVNGQVQGAVVMWRDAADTARLMRYDREQVLQFFLIALVVSIGLSFVLASTIANPLADLAVAAELGKNRDARKSRPGRVRIPDLTGRPDEIGDLSRAMRGMVGALYDRVEANEQFAADVAHEIKNPLASLRSAVGSLRMAKREDQVQRLLDVVEHDVRRLDRLVSDTSNASRLDAELVKEEEEEFDLNQLLENLCEHLASEAEEKGVEFVKLLPEEPVIITGLESRLAQVFVNLITNAISFCEDGDAVRVWARKRADRVLIVVEDTGPGIPDNALKKVFKRFYSERPVQQFGNHSGLGLAISKQIVEAHQGVIWAENIRLPDAEPDSPPLGARFVVGLPL; encoded by the coding sequence ATGGACGTAGTGACAGCGCCGAATGACGTTGTACTGGGCGATGACTGGATCGGCCCCGGCGATGCCGTTGAATCCGAAGTCCGCGCCACGCGCGCACGGCGCGGGCTGCTGAGCATCTCAAGCTCGCCGTTGGCGCGCAAGATCACCTTGTTCAATCTGCTGGCCTTGATCATCTTAGTGGGCGGAATTCTGTTCACCAATCCATTCCGCGACTCGCTCTTGCGCCAACAGGAAGAGATGTTGGGCACCAGTGTGCAGATCGTGGCCGATATTGTGGCGGCTGCGGGCGGGGTCGAACAATCGGCGCAGGTCGTGGCGCAGCGCATTGCGCTTGATGAGCGCTTTGAACTGCTGTTCTTTGACGCGGCGGGCCAGCAACAGGCGCGCACGCGCGGCGCGCTGCCGCCGCCACCGTCAGAGGTGCCGGACCGCTCTACCGCGATCAGCGATATCTTGGGCGGTATCTGGAACAGCGTGTCTTTCCTGTCACGCGCCACCGGGATAGACCCGCAGCCCGCAACGCTTGATGAATTGCTTGACGATCTGGTTGCGCGCAATCTTGATGGCACCCCTGCCGCGCATACGCATCGCAGCGACGATGTGATGTGGATTGCCGCAAGCGCGCCGGTCAAGGTGAACGGGCAGGTGCAAGGCGCTGTCGTGATGTGGCGCGACGCCGCTGATACCGCACGCCTTATGCGGTATGACCGGGAACAGGTCTTGCAGTTTTTCCTGATCGCGTTGGTCGTGTCTATTGGCCTGAGCTTTGTGCTTGCGTCGACAATCGCCAATCCGCTGGCCGATCTGGCCGTGGCGGCAGAGCTTGGCAAGAACCGCGATGCCCGCAAGTCGCGGCCCGGTCGCGTGCGCATCCCCGATCTGACAGGCCGCCCCGACGAAATTGGCGATTTGTCGCGCGCCATGCGTGGCATGGTTGGCGCGCTTTATGATCGCGTCGAAGCGAATGAACAATTTGCCGCCGATGTCGCGCATGAAATCAAGAACCCGCTGGCCAGTTTGCGATCTGCCGTCGGAAGCCTGCGCATGGCCAAGCGCGAAGATCAGGTGCAGCGCCTGCTTGATGTGGTCGAGCATGATGTCCGCCGGCTGGACCGGCTTGTGTCGGACACCTCGAATGCGTCGCGCTTAGATGCAGAACTGGTGAAGGAAGAGGAGGAGGAATTCGACCTCAATCAGTTGCTAGAGAACCTGTGCGAGCACCTGGCCTCTGAGGCCGAGGAAAAAGGTGTCGAGTTCGTCAAGCTGTTGCCGGAAGAACCGGTCATCATTACCGGCCTGGAATCGCGCTTGGCGCAGGTTTTCGTCAATCTGATTACCAACGCGATTTCGTTTTGCGAAGATGGCGATGCGGTCCGTGTTTGGGCGCGCAAGCGGGCCGACCGTGTGCTGATCGTGGTTGAAGATACCGGGCCGGGCATTCCGGATAACGCGCTGAAGAAAGTGTTCAAACGCTTTTATTCCGAACGCCCCGTCCAGCAATTCGGCAACCATTCCGGGCTTGGTCTGGCGATTTCGAAACAAATTGTCGAAGCGCATCAGGGTGTGATCTGGGCCGAGAATATTCGTCTGCCCGATGCAGAGCCAGACAGCCCCCCGCTTGGCGCACGCTTTGTCGTGGGCTTGCCGCTCTGA
- a CDS encoding HPr kinase/phosphorylase, with the protein MGQATVHASTVAFDLPDGPQALVLSGRSGSGKSALALDLLALGARLVSDDQTVFHVEGDRLIASAPPAIAGLIEWRGVGLLPVAHLAQAPVVLWVDMDNSAQNRLPAPQWHEMLGLRVARLHIPAKGATASGLRQYMLGQAWITGCENMR; encoded by the coding sequence ATGGGGCAGGCGACGGTTCACGCCAGCACGGTTGCCTTCGACTTGCCAGATGGTCCCCAAGCGCTGGTGTTAAGCGGGCGCTCCGGAAGTGGAAAATCTGCGCTGGCGCTGGACCTGTTGGCCCTTGGTGCGCGGCTGGTCAGCGATGACCAGACCGTGTTTCACGTGGAAGGGGATCGGTTGATCGCTTCGGCCCCACCTGCGATTGCCGGATTGATCGAATGGCGGGGCGTCGGTTTGTTGCCTGTCGCCCATTTGGCGCAGGCGCCCGTCGTGTTATGGGTAGACATGGACAATTCCGCTCAGAACCGCCTGCCCGCGCCGCAATGGCACGAAATGCTTGGCTTGCGGGTGGCGCGGCTTCACATCCCCGCCAAGGGGGCTACCGCATCGGGCCTTCGGCAATACATGTTGGGGCAAGCATGGATCACAGGATGCGAGAACATGAGATGA
- the rapZ gene encoding RNase adapter RapZ — MTDPAQTAARLVLVTGPSGSGRSTALKALEDIGFEAIDNMPSSLVPRLVRARLERPLALGLDTRNRDFSVNALLRLVEELASLPDTVFDLLYLDCAEDVLIRRFAETRRRHPLRPDLPPADGIALEARLLEAVRSRADMLVDTSALSPHDLRAEIVQLFAPQGRGAMGVQVQSFSYKRGIPRGVDMVFDCRFLNNPHWQPDLRRLDGRHPAVAEFIMQDSRAQPYFEKIHAMVDSLLPEFAKEGKPLVMLALGCTGGQHRSVAMAEKLANALARGPWRVSKRHRELERKAGMEPPANE, encoded by the coding sequence ATGACCGATCCTGCGCAAACTGCGGCGCGGCTGGTTCTGGTGACTGGCCCGTCCGGGTCCGGGCGTAGCACGGCGCTCAAGGCGCTGGAGGATATCGGCTTTGAAGCGATCGACAACATGCCGTCGTCGCTGGTGCCGCGGCTTGTGCGCGCGCGGTTGGAGCGTCCGCTGGCTTTGGGTCTGGATACGCGCAACCGGGATTTTTCCGTCAATGCGCTGTTGCGCCTTGTCGAGGAATTGGCAAGCCTGCCCGATACGGTGTTCGACCTGCTTTACCTTGATTGTGCGGAAGATGTCCTGATCCGGCGGTTTGCGGAAACGCGGCGGCGCCACCCGCTGCGGCCCGATTTGCCGCCTGCCGATGGGATTGCCCTAGAAGCGCGCTTGCTGGAAGCGGTGCGCAGCCGCGCGGACATGCTGGTCGACACATCGGCCCTAAGCCCGCATGATCTGCGCGCAGAGATTGTTCAACTTTTCGCCCCGCAAGGTCGCGGGGCGATGGGCGTGCAGGTGCAGTCTTTTTCCTACAAGCGCGGCATTCCGCGCGGCGTGGATATGGTGTTCGACTGCCGTTTTCTGAACAATCCGCACTGGCAACCGGATTTGCGCCGTCTCGATGGGCGCCACCCGGCCGTGGCAGAGTTCATCATGCAAGACAGCCGCGCGCAGCCGTATTTTGAGAAGATACACGCTATGGTGGATAGCTTGCTGCCTGAATTCGCCAAAGAGGGTAAACCGCTGGTCATGCTGGCGCTTGGGTGTACGGGCGGGCAACACCGCTCTGTCGCAATGGCCGAAAAACTGGCAAATGCGCTTGCACGGGGACCATGGCGCGTGTCTAAACGTCATAGAGAATTGGAACGCAAGGCCGGGATGGAACCCCCGGCAAACGAGTAG
- a CDS encoding PTS sugar transporter subunit IIA, with product MIGIVIVAHGGLAREYLAAIEHVIGKQTGMVAISIEYDHDRNAKQNEITAAAEAVDTGQGTVVVTDMFGGSPSNLSLPACASPNRRILYGANLPMLIKLAKSRDLSLPEATAAALESGRKYINSIELGN from the coding sequence GTGATCGGGATCGTGATCGTCGCGCATGGCGGCTTGGCACGCGAATATCTGGCTGCGATCGAGCACGTGATCGGCAAACAAACCGGCATGGTGGCGATTTCCATAGAATATGACCATGACCGCAACGCCAAGCAAAACGAGATCACGGCCGCCGCCGAAGCGGTCGATACCGGGCAAGGGACGGTCGTTGTGACGGATATGTTCGGTGGCTCGCCTTCGAACCTGTCGCTGCCCGCCTGCGCGTCGCCAAACCGGCGCATCCTGTATGGGGCGAATTTGCCGATGCTGATAAAGCTGGCAAAATCGCGTGACCTGTCCTTGCCAGAGGCGACCGCAGCGGCGTTGGAGTCGGGGCGCAAATACATCAACTCTATCGAGTTGGGAAACTGA
- a CDS encoding HPr family phosphocarrier protein, with protein sequence MIEQDLEIVNEKGLHARASAKFVEVVERFEADVEVMKDGMSVPGDSIMGLLMLAASRGTSIKVKISGAQEAEVMDALAALVADKFGEGM encoded by the coding sequence ATGATTGAACAAGATCTTGAAATCGTGAACGAAAAGGGGCTTCATGCCCGCGCATCGGCGAAATTCGTGGAAGTGGTCGAGCGATTCGAGGCCGATGTCGAGGTCATGAAAGACGGCATGAGCGTGCCGGGCGATTCCATCATGGGTTTGTTAATGCTGGCGGCGTCGCGTGGCACCTCGATCAAGGTAAAAATCTCTGGCGCGCAAGAGGCAGAGGTCATGGACGCCCTCGCCGCGCTCGTGGCCGACAAGTTCGGCGAGGGGATGTAG